The sequence GGCTTCCAGCCGCGCCCTAGACCGCTCGGCTCCGGCCCGTCCCAGCGCCCGGGGGAGAAAGGAGCGAGGATGGGCACggtgctgtccctctccccccccgccgcctcgggcaagggcggcggggggtccctggCGCAGGAGGCTGCCCCGGCCAGGGCGCACGGGAAAGGCGAGAGCCGGCTCAAGCGGCCCGGGGTGCTGATCTCCGCCCTCACCTGGAAGCGCCTGGTGGCCGCCTCGGCCAAGAAGAAGAAAAGCGCCAAGAAGGTGACCCCCAAGCCGGGCAGCGGGGGCGCCCAGCCCGACCCGCTGGTGCAGCAGCGCAACCGCGAGAACCTGCGCAAGTCCCTGGGGGCGCAGCAGGAGGCGGGCGCGCCCGGCACCAAGCCGGGGCCCCTGGCCGTGCCGGTGCCCACGGTGCCCGCCGCCCCGCCGGAGCTGCAGTCGGGCGGGGGCAagccgccgccgcccccgccTCCGCCGCCGCCCCCGCCGCCCGGCAGCCGCGCCCCGGGCTCCCCGCGCCGGGTCATCGTCCAGGCCTCCACCGGGGAGCTGCTGCGCTGCCTGGGGGACTTCGTGTGCCGCCGCTGCTACCGCCTGAAAGAGCTGAGCCCCGGCGAGCTCATCGCCTGGTTCCGCAGCGTGGACCgggcgctgctgctgcagggctggcaggACCAGGGCTTCATCACCCCGGCCAACCTGGTGTTCGTGTACCTGCTGTGCCGCGAGGCGCTGCGGGGCGAGGAGATCGGCAGCCAGGGCGAGCTGCAGGCCGCCTTCCTCACCTGCCTCTACCTGGCCTACTCCTACATGGGCAACGAGATCTCCTACCCGCTCAAGCCCTTCCTGGTGGAGGGCGACAAGGAGCGGTTCTGGGAGCGCTGCCTGGCCCTCATCCAGCGCCTCAGCGCCAAG comes from Mauremys reevesii isolate NIE-2019 linkage group 11, ASM1616193v1, whole genome shotgun sequence and encodes:
- the CDK5R2 gene encoding cyclin-dependent kinase 5 activator 2; translation: MGTVLSLSPPAASGKGGGGSLAQEAAPARAHGKGESRLKRPGVLISALTWKRLVAASAKKKKSAKKVTPKPGSGGAQPDPLVQQRNRENLRKSLGAQQEAGAPGTKPGPLAVPVPTVPAAPPELQSGGGKPPPPPPPPPPPPPGSRAPGSPRRVIVQASTGELLRCLGDFVCRRCYRLKELSPGELIAWFRSVDRALLLQGWQDQGFITPANLVFVYLLCREALRGEEIGSQGELQAAFLTCLYLAYSYMGNEISYPLKPFLVEGDKERFWERCLALIQRLSAKMLQINSDPHYFTQVFQDLKSEGEAGGRRDSGAKHWTISLDR